One genomic segment of Alphaproteobacteria bacterium HT1-32 includes these proteins:
- the gcvA gene encoding transcriptional regulator GcvA, with translation MARRLPPLNALRAFEAGARHLSFTRASEELYVTQAAVSHQVKTLEEALGVKLFKRLPRKLILTDEGRALLPAVSEAFAKIADAADRITAGAQTQILNVTLTPAFAAKWLTPRFSRFWQNCPDIDLRLHHSISLVDFAREDMDMGVRAGRGEWPGLEAEFLLPIDLTPVCSPALLEGENPLREPSDLRHHTLLHEDNQEDWVQWIRLAGLTDVDPRSGRVFNDSPAMIQVALDGRGVALGRTALITGDLESGRLVKPFDLELSSDIAYYIIYPPGSAALPKVQAFREFLLEEAAIQAAG, from the coding sequence ATGGCCCGACGTCTGCCCCCTCTGAATGCGCTGCGTGCCTTTGAAGCCGGTGCGCGTCATCTCAGCTTCACCCGTGCTTCGGAAGAGCTGTATGTCACCCAGGCGGCGGTCAGCCATCAGGTGAAGACGCTGGAGGAGGCGCTGGGCGTGAAGCTGTTCAAGCGTCTGCCTCGCAAACTGATTCTCACTGATGAGGGGCGGGCCCTGCTGCCCGCGGTCTCCGAGGCCTTCGCCAAGATAGCGGATGCGGCAGATCGTATTACGGCGGGGGCACAAACCCAGATTCTCAACGTCACGCTGACCCCGGCCTTTGCAGCGAAGTGGCTGACCCCGCGGTTCAGCCGGTTCTGGCAGAACTGCCCGGATATCGACCTGCGGCTGCATCATTCGATCTCGCTGGTCGACTTTGCGCGGGAGGATATGGACATGGGGGTGCGGGCCGGTCGCGGCGAATGGCCGGGGCTGGAGGCGGAGTTCCTGCTGCCCATCGACCTGACCCCGGTCTGCAGCCCGGCCCTGCTGGAGGGCGAGAACCCGCTGCGTGAACCGAGCGACCTGCGTCACCACACGCTGCTGCATGAAGACAATCAGGAAGACTGGGTACAATGGATCCGCCTGGCCGGCCTGACCGACGTCGATCCCCGCAGCGGGCGGGTGTTCAACGATTCACCGGCCATGATTCAGGTGGCGCTTGATGGCCGGGGGGTGGCGCTGGGCCGCACCGCCCTGATTACCGGCGATCTGGAGTCCGGCCGTCTGGTCAAACCCTTCGACCTCGAACTCTCCTCCGACATCGCCTACTACATCATCTACCCGCCCGGCTCCGCCGCCCTCCCAAAGGTCCAGGCCTTCCGCGAGTTCCTGCTCGAAGAAGCGGCTATTCAGGCGGCGGGGTGA
- a CDS encoding CCA tRNA nucleotidyltransferase codes for MNFSPFGVTLPWLIVAMVLGLLALLVMLLSRKTRGLDVDTDAVQTIQMTDAPGQIARQDWMSSPAVNRVFDAIEAVGGEIRFVGGSVRDAVLKLVIHDIDLATTLQPEVAMEALVSAGLKVIPTGLKHGTITCIADGEKLEITTLRQDVETDGRHATVVFTDDWKTDASRRDFTMNALSMTREGIIYDYFNGLRDLAERNVIFIGDPNKRIEEDYLRILRFFRFTGRYGRIPPATAALAACRKAVAHLDDISGERIQNEMFRLLQQTSPGTIIDLMAAEKILSYLLPASPKLGMLNSLIWLETRAMGENRVALDPVRRLAALLFRDSEGAASVADRWRLSNARRDQLLDLCEPDLTLAPDMGEAAMLAGIHKLGAERFRDHLLMAWANDIDQSETKGGRNVEWRRLFEAAEAASPPEFPLMGADVLDAGVPAGPAVGRILAEMEAYWLKEACRPTRADLLERLPVVIASQS; via the coding sequence GTGAATTTTTCGCCCTTTGGTGTCACCCTGCCCTGGCTGATTGTAGCCATGGTCCTTGGCTTGCTGGCCCTGCTGGTGATGCTGTTGTCCCGCAAGACGCGTGGGCTGGATGTTGATACCGATGCGGTTCAGACCATTCAGATGACCGATGCGCCGGGCCAGATTGCCCGGCAGGACTGGATGTCCTCACCAGCTGTGAACCGGGTGTTCGATGCTATCGAGGCGGTGGGCGGGGAAATCCGGTTTGTCGGCGGCAGTGTCCGGGATGCGGTGCTGAAACTGGTCATTCACGATATCGATCTTGCGACGACGCTTCAGCCGGAAGTGGCGATGGAGGCGCTGGTTTCTGCCGGTCTCAAGGTTATCCCGACCGGCCTGAAACATGGCACCATCACCTGTATTGCTGACGGCGAGAAGCTGGAGATCACGACCCTGCGTCAGGATGTCGAGACGGATGGTCGCCATGCCACAGTGGTTTTTACCGATGACTGGAAGACCGATGCCTCCCGGCGCGATTTCACAATGAATGCGCTGTCGATGACCCGTGAGGGGATCATTTATGATTATTTCAACGGCCTGCGGGATCTGGCGGAACGCAATGTGATTTTCATCGGCGATCCGAATAAGCGGATCGAGGAAGATTATCTCAGGATCCTGCGCTTCTTCCGGTTTACCGGACGCTATGGCCGTATTCCGCCGGCAACGGCGGCCCTGGCGGCCTGTCGCAAGGCGGTGGCACATCTTGATGATATTTCCGGGGAGCGTATTCAGAACGAGATGTTTCGTCTGCTGCAACAGACATCGCCGGGGACAATCATTGACCTGATGGCGGCTGAGAAAATTCTGTCCTATCTGCTGCCTGCCTCGCCAAAGCTGGGCATGCTGAACTCCCTGATCTGGCTGGAAACCCGTGCCATGGGCGAGAACCGTGTTGCCCTGGACCCGGTCCGGCGGCTGGCCGCATTACTGTTCCGCGACAGCGAGGGGGCCGCGTCTGTGGCAGACCGATGGCGTCTGTCCAATGCCCGGCGGGACCAGTTGCTCGACCTCTGCGAACCGGATCTGACGCTGGCGCCGGATATGGGTGAAGCGGCCATGCTGGCGGGCATTCACAAGCTGGGGGCGGAGCGTTTCCGGGATCATCTGCTGATGGCCTGGGCAAATGACATTGATCAATCTGAGACCAAAGGGGGACGTAATGTTGAATGGCGGCGATTGTTCGAGGCGGCTGAGGCCGCTTCACCACCGGAGTTTCCGCTGATGGGGGCCGATGTGCTTGATGCGGGGGTTCCCGCAGGACCGGCCGTCGGCCGGATTCTGGCCGAGATGGAAGCTTACTGGCTGAAAGAAGCCTGCCGCCCCACCCGTGCGGATCTGCTGGAACGTCTGCCTGTCGTGATTGCGAGTCAGTCATGA
- a CDS encoding CoA pyrophosphatase, producing MAPWITGERDLIRQQITDRLRLSDPARQDAGYTFVQARRPAAVLVPIVNRPGGATVLLTQRTDHLNDHAGQISFPGGRIDPGDRDAEAAALRETEEEVGITSDRIDLLGRLAEYNTGTGFTVTPVVALVMPPFEVRPDPFEVADVFEAPLSLLLDMDRYSFHMRVRGGRLRRFYQIEHEGRIIWGATAGMLRNLAYVMTET from the coding sequence CTGGCCCCTTGGATCACTGGAGAGCGCGACTTGATTCGTCAGCAGATTACAGACCGGCTGCGTCTGTCCGACCCGGCACGGCAGGATGCCGGCTATACTTTTGTCCAGGCCCGGCGTCCGGCGGCGGTACTGGTGCCAATCGTTAACCGGCCGGGGGGCGCGACGGTTTTGCTGACACAGCGCACCGACCATCTGAACGATCATGCCGGTCAGATCAGCTTCCCCGGCGGACGGATTGATCCCGGCGACCGGGATGCGGAGGCGGCTGCCCTGCGCGAGACCGAGGAAGAGGTCGGTATCACCTCTGACCGGATTGATCTGCTGGGGCGACTGGCGGAATATAATACCGGAACCGGTTTTACGGTAACCCCGGTGGTTGCACTGGTGATGCCGCCTTTCGAGGTCCGGCCGGACCCGTTCGAGGTGGCGGATGTGTTCGAGGCACCGTTATCCCTGCTGCTCGATATGGACCGTTACAGTTTCCACATGCGGGTGCGGGGTGGCAGACTGCGCCGGTTCTATCAGATTGAACATGAAGGCCGGATTATCTGGGGTGCGACGGCAGGGATGCTGCGCAACCTCGCTTATGTGATGACGGAGACATGA
- a CDS encoding DUF1285 domain-containing protein: MAQGQDGITKTTKNTDGPVGIAAGKFLCGDIDMRIRGDGLWFYQGSPIGRKELSKLFASVLKRDDAGQYWLITPVETASIEVDDLPFTAVEMLVEGKGQHQQIRFRTNLDDFVTVDDDHPLGCDHDDVTGEPRPWVRIRDRLDARIVRAVFYDLVAMGEERKGEDGQDFGVWSSGRFWPLGSLESAT; this comes from the coding sequence ATGGCGCAAGGGCAAGACGGCATCACAAAAACGACGAAAAACACCGACGGTCCGGTCGGGATTGCGGCAGGAAAATTCCTGTGCGGCGATATCGATATGCGCATCCGGGGCGACGGATTGTGGTTCTATCAGGGATCGCCGATTGGCCGGAAAGAACTGTCGAAGCTGTTTGCCAGCGTGCTGAAGCGCGACGATGCGGGCCAGTACTGGCTGATTACACCGGTCGAGACGGCGTCCATCGAGGTCGATGACCTGCCGTTCACTGCCGTCGAAATGTTGGTCGAAGGAAAAGGCCAGCATCAGCAAATCCGTTTCAGAACCAATCTGGATGACTTTGTAACAGTTGATGACGATCATCCACTGGGTTGCGATCACGATGACGTGACGGGCGAGCCGCGCCCCTGGGTCCGTATCCGTGACCGGCTGGATGCCCGGATTGTTCGCGCCGTCTTTTATGATCTGGTAGCGATGGGTGAAGAAAGAAAGGGGGAAGACGGACAGGATTTTGGTGTCTGGTCTTCCGGTCGCTTCTGGCCCCTTGGATCACTGGAGAGCGCGACTTGA
- a CDS encoding AAA domain-containing protein — translation MSNSTTDTLEQTTAPENLAEDLDRLGGRLADVKAHIGEIIYGQDEVIEQSLIALLSGGHALLVGVPGLGKTLLVQTLATVLGLDDKRIQFTPDLMPADIVGSEVLEEGDGGARSFRFIKGPVFCQMLMADEINRASPRTQSALLQAMQEHTISVAGEIHKLPKPFHVVATQNPIEQEGTYPLPEAQLDRFLIQINVTYPDHKSEKMVLAKTTGAENQVARKVLSAKELLAAQKLVRHVPVGDAVVEAILKLVRAGRPEETDLPDVAANVSWGPGPRASQAFMLCARARAVMQGRLAPSVDDVIAIAEPVLRHRMALNFAARADGVNISDIIRKLCAVVA, via the coding sequence GTGAGCAACAGCACAACCGACACCCTTGAGCAGACCACTGCCCCCGAAAACCTGGCCGAAGATCTGGACAGGCTGGGAGGGCGTCTGGCCGATGTAAAGGCCCATATCGGTGAGATCATTTATGGACAGGATGAGGTCATCGAACAATCGCTGATCGCACTGCTGTCCGGTGGACATGCGCTTCTGGTCGGCGTGCCCGGCCTCGGCAAGACACTTCTGGTCCAGACACTGGCAACGGTTCTTGGTCTGGACGACAAGCGAATCCAGTTCACCCCGGATCTGATGCCCGCAGATATCGTCGGGTCTGAGGTACTGGAAGAAGGCGATGGCGGGGCCCGCTCGTTCCGTTTCATCAAGGGGCCGGTGTTCTGTCAGATGCTGATGGCCGATGAAATCAACCGCGCCAGCCCGCGCACCCAGTCCGCGCTGTTGCAGGCGATGCAGGAACATACGATCTCGGTAGCCGGTGAAATCCACAAACTTCCGAAACCGTTCCATGTGGTCGCCACCCAGAACCCGATCGAACAGGAAGGCACCTATCCGCTGCCGGAAGCCCAGCTGGACCGGTTCCTCATCCAGATCAACGTCACCTATCCCGATCACAAGTCGGAGAAAATGGTGCTGGCGAAAACGACAGGAGCCGAAAATCAGGTTGCCCGCAAGGTGCTGTCGGCGAAGGAACTGCTGGCAGCCCAGAAGCTGGTTCGCCATGTACCGGTCGGCGATGCGGTGGTCGAGGCGATCCTGAAACTGGTCCGGGCGGGCCGACCGGAAGAAACCGACCTGCCTGATGTCGCGGCCAATGTCTCCTGGGGCCCCGGCCCCCGCGCCAGTCAGGCTTTCATGCTCTGCGCCCGCGCCCGTGCCGTCATGCAGGGGCGTCTTGCCCCGTCGGTTGATGATGTCATCGCGATTGCCGAGCCGGTCCTGCGTCACCGTATGGCGCTGAATTTTGCCGCCCGGGCAGATGGTGTGAATATCAGCGACATTATCAGAAAGCTGTGCGCCGTTGTCGCCTGA
- a CDS encoding DUF58 domain-containing protein, whose product MTRSLEGRAEVAAAGLPPLLVRADRVAHTVAQGVHGRRRVGTGETFWQFRQYQPGDTPASIDWRQSAKRDHVFVREYEWEAAQSIWLWRDASPSMSYSSGRDLPTKPDRAELLAVALAGLMVRAGERVARLDGNERPASGRLALIRLATGLTKQAETSTGIPARANLPRHARVVMFGDFLDPLEQTAAAVRGLSAQGVDGHLMQITDPVEDAWPFAGRVQFNGLEGEASQLVGRAETLRQAYRERLQQHRAGLQGICDSCGWSFGLHRTDHSPESALMALFVRLGQRSPR is encoded by the coding sequence ATGACACGCAGCCTTGAAGGCCGGGCGGAAGTTGCCGCCGCCGGTCTGCCCCCGCTGCTTGTGCGCGCTGACCGGGTTGCCCACACGGTTGCACAGGGTGTGCATGGCCGGCGGCGCGTTGGCACGGGTGAAACGTTCTGGCAGTTCCGTCAGTACCAGCCCGGCGACACACCCGCCTCCATCGACTGGCGACAATCTGCCAAGCGTGACCATGTTTTTGTGCGGGAATATGAATGGGAGGCAGCACAGTCCATCTGGCTCTGGCGCGATGCCTCTCCCTCGATGTCCTACAGTTCCGGCCGCGATCTGCCGACCAAACCCGACCGTGCCGAGCTGCTGGCCGTCGCACTGGCCGGGCTGATGGTCCGTGCCGGTGAACGGGTTGCCCGCCTCGACGGTAATGAACGTCCGGCATCCGGCAGGCTCGCCCTGATCCGTCTGGCCACCGGGCTGACCAAACAGGCTGAAACCTCAACCGGCATTCCGGCCCGTGCCAACCTGCCCCGCCATGCCCGCGTTGTCATGTTCGGTGACTTTCTTGACCCGCTGGAACAGACAGCAGCCGCCGTTCGCGGCCTGTCGGCTCAGGGTGTCGATGGTCATCTGATGCAAATCACCGATCCGGTTGAAGATGCCTGGCCCTTCGCCGGGCGCGTACAGTTCAACGGGCTGGAAGGTGAAGCCAGTCAGCTGGTCGGGCGTGCCGAGACCCTGCGACAGGCCTATCGTGAACGTCTGCAACAGCACCGTGCCGGATTACAGGGAATCTGCGACAGCTGCGGCTGGAGTTTCGGTCTGCACCGTACCGACCATTCCCCGGAATCCGCCCTGATGGCCCTGTTCGTCCGCCTTGGACAAAGGTCGCCACGATGA